In one Winogradskyella sp. MH6 genomic region, the following are encoded:
- a CDS encoding anthranilate synthase component II, translating into MKKVLVIDNYDSFTYNLVHYLEDLNCEVTVKRNDKLTLEEVDAFDKIVLSPGPGIPDEAGLLKEIIAKYAPTKSILGVCLGQQAIGEVFGGTLENLDTVYHGVATHVTLSVDDESLFKGIDKTFEVGRYHSWVVSNNLPELLEATSFDTNGQIMSLRHKVYDVKGVQYHPESVLTPDGKKILENWVNN; encoded by the coding sequence ATGAAAAAGGTTTTAGTAATCGACAATTACGATAGTTTCACTTACAATTTAGTTCATTATTTAGAAGACTTGAATTGTGAAGTCACTGTAAAACGAAATGATAAATTAACACTTGAAGAAGTAGATGCTTTTGATAAAATAGTGCTCTCACCAGGTCCTGGAATACCAGACGAAGCCGGACTTCTAAAGGAGATTATTGCTAAGTACGCACCAACAAAAAGTATACTTGGTGTTTGCTTAGGACAACAAGCTATTGGAGAAGTGTTTGGTGGCACATTAGAAAATCTAGATACAGTTTATCATGGTGTTGCAACACATGTAACGCTTTCTGTTGATGATGAGTCATTATTTAAAGGTATAGATAAAACCTTTGAAGTTGGCAGATACCACTCTTGGGTAGTGAGTAACAATTTACCAGAGTTATTAGAGGCTACTTCATTTGATACTAATGGGCAGATTATGTCATTAAGACACAAAGTCTATGATGTTAAGGGTGTACAATATCATCCTGAATCTGTATTAACACCAGATGGGAAAAAGATTTTAGAAAACTGGGTGAATAATTAG
- a CDS encoding four helix bundle protein, which translates to MNNYKELKVWQKSMELVELVYKLTSLFPKEEKYGLISQIQRSAVSIPSNIAEGAGRNSNKEFKHFISIANGSSNELSTQLHLSIRIGYINENEVTEIFKLLTEIQKINYTLIKKFSNL; encoded by the coding sequence ATGAATAACTATAAAGAATTGAAAGTTTGGCAAAAATCTATGGAACTGGTTGAACTAGTCTACAAGTTAACCTCATTGTTTCCAAAAGAAGAAAAATATGGATTAATTAGCCAGATACAAAGAAGTGCAGTCTCAATTCCTTCAAATATAGCTGAAGGTGCTGGTAGAAATTCAAATAAAGAGTTCAAACATTTTATTAGTATAGCTAATGGGTCTTCAAATGAATTAAGCACACAATTACATTTAAGTATTCGTATAGGATACATCAATGAAAATGAAGTAACGGAAATTTTCAAACTACTAACTGAAATTCAGAAAATTAACTATACGTTAATTAAAAAGTTCTCAAATCTATAG
- the trpD gene encoding anthranilate phosphoribosyltransferase gives MKEILNRLINQESISAEEAKRVLVNISNGVYNKSQIASFLTVYMMRSITTEELRGFRDALLELCIPVELDGYNTIDLCGTGGDGKNTFNISTLSSFVTAGAGVHVTKHGNYGVSSASGSSNVMEHLGIKFSNEIDFLKRSLDKAGICVLHAPLFHPAMKNVAPIRKELGVKTFFNMLGPMVNPAFPKNQMVGVFNLELLRLYGYLYQETNKNYAIVHALDGYDEISLTGKTKTITNTSETLFEAHDIGLNQIDASDIYGGTTVKEAAKIFKKIINGKGTEAQNSVVCANAGLAIATVKQISHQEGIAMADESLKSGLAKSSLEKLIELSK, from the coding sequence ATGAAAGAAATTTTAAACAGACTAATAAATCAAGAAAGCATCTCAGCAGAAGAAGCCAAGAGGGTTTTAGTAAATATCTCAAATGGTGTATACAACAAAAGCCAGATCGCTTCTTTTTTAACCGTTTACATGATGCGAAGTATTACTACAGAAGAACTTCGTGGTTTTAGAGATGCCTTATTAGAACTTTGTATTCCTGTTGAATTAGATGGCTACAATACTATTGATTTATGTGGCACAGGCGGTGATGGCAAAAATACGTTTAACATATCAACCCTATCCTCGTTTGTCACTGCTGGTGCTGGAGTACATGTAACAAAACATGGTAATTATGGCGTTTCATCTGCATCAGGCTCTTCTAACGTTATGGAGCATTTAGGTATAAAATTTTCTAATGAAATTGATTTTTTAAAACGCAGTTTAGACAAAGCTGGAATTTGTGTTTTGCACGCACCTCTTTTTCATCCTGCCATGAAAAATGTGGCACCAATACGTAAGGAGCTTGGTGTAAAAACCTTTTTCAACATGCTGGGTCCAATGGTAAACCCAGCATTTCCAAAAAATCAGATGGTTGGTGTGTTTAATTTAGAATTACTCAGACTATACGGTTATTTATATCAAGAAACTAATAAAAATTATGCTATAGTACATGCTTTGGACGGTTATGATGAAATATCGCTAACGGGAAAAACCAAAACAATCACCAATACTTCCGAAACCTTATTTGAAGCTCATGATATTGGTCTAAATCAAATAGATGCTTCTGATATTTATGGTGGAACTACTGTAAAAGAAGCAGCTAAAATTTTCAAAAAGATTATTAACGGAAAGGGAACCGAAGCCCAAAATAGCGTGGTCTGCGCCAATGCTGGTCTGGCCATAGCAACGGTAAAACAGATTTCGCACCAAGAAGGTATTGCAATGGCTGATGAATCCTTAAAAAGTGGTCTTGCAAAATCTAGTCTAGAAAAATTAATAGAACTTAGTAAATGA
- the trpC gene encoding indole-3-glycerol phosphate synthase TrpC: MNILDKIVIDKRKEVALRKSLIPLKQLETSVLFERSTISLSQSLKNSTSGIIAEHKRRSPSKAVINQSLNVQDVSKGYKDAGVCGMSVLTDGKYFGGSLDDLLIARASCNLPLLRKEFIIDTYQIVEAKAYGADVILLIAAILTKEEIKQFSELAKSLDLDVLLEVHNLDELQKSIIPTIDMLGVNNRNLKTFEVSLETSKALSNHIPNDFVKVSESGISSVDAIKELQPYGYKGFLIGENFMKTDNPGLSATEFINTLNQ, encoded by the coding sequence ATGAACATCCTAGATAAAATAGTAATTGACAAACGCAAAGAAGTTGCACTTCGAAAAAGTCTAATTCCTTTAAAACAATTGGAAACTTCAGTGCTTTTTGAAAGATCAACAATTTCACTTTCACAAAGTTTAAAAAACAGTACTTCTGGCATTATAGCAGAACACAAGAGACGTTCTCCTTCAAAAGCTGTTATAAATCAAAGTTTAAATGTGCAAGACGTCTCTAAAGGTTACAAAGATGCTGGTGTTTGTGGTATGTCTGTACTAACAGATGGTAAATATTTTGGTGGATCTTTAGACGACTTACTTATTGCAAGAGCCAGTTGCAATTTGCCATTATTACGAAAAGAATTTATCATAGATACCTACCAAATTGTAGAAGCTAAGGCTTATGGTGCAGATGTGATTTTGTTGATTGCTGCAATCCTAACTAAAGAAGAAATAAAACAATTTTCGGAATTAGCGAAAAGCTTAGATTTAGATGTTTTACTCGAAGTACATAATTTAGACGAACTTCAAAAATCCATCATACCAACGATTGATATGCTTGGTGTGAATAACCGAAATTTAAAAACTTTTGAAGTAAGCTTAGAAACGTCAAAAGCATTGAGTAATCACATTCCGAATGATTTCGTAAAAGTTTCAGAAAGTGGAATAAGCTCTGTTGATGCCATAAAAGAATTACAGCCTTATGGATACAAAGGCTTTTTAATTGGTGAGAATTTCATGAAGACTGATAATCCAGGTCTTAGCGCAACAGAATTCATTAATACTCTAAACCAATGA
- a CDS encoding phosphoribosylanthranilate isomerase: MKLKICGMKYNTSEVAALQPDYLGFIFYDKSPRNFEGVIPELPNTIKKVGVFVDETVDVIIQIIKKFGLDAIQLHGNESPDYCKELKNHCHAELDSASQYEIIKVFSIKDEFDFSQLQPYEDVVDYFLFDTKGKLPGGNGYTFNWDVLKEYPSTKPYFLSGGIGLEEIDNVMSFLQREESKYCYAIDINSKFEIKPGLKAIEKLEEFITNLSFRT, encoded by the coding sequence ATGAAACTTAAAATCTGTGGAATGAAATATAACACGTCCGAAGTTGCAGCATTGCAACCAGACTATCTTGGCTTTATATTTTATGATAAATCACCTCGTAATTTTGAAGGTGTCATTCCAGAGTTACCAAATACCATCAAAAAAGTTGGTGTTTTTGTAGATGAGACAGTTGACGTTATTATTCAGATAATTAAAAAATTTGGACTTGATGCAATTCAGTTGCATGGTAATGAATCACCGGACTATTGCAAAGAATTAAAAAACCATTGTCATGCTGAACTTGATTCAGCATCTCAATATGAGATCATCAAAGTCTTCAGCATCAAAGACGAATTCGACTTTAGTCAACTGCAACCTTATGAAGATGTGGTAGATTATTTTCTATTCGATACTAAAGGAAAATTACCTGGCGGAAACGGTTACACCTTCAATTGGGACGTGTTAAAAGAGTATCCATCAACAAAACCTTACTTTTTAAGTGGAGGCATTGGATTAGAGGAAATAGACAATGTGATGTCTTTCTTGCAAAGGGAGGAATCTAAATATTGCTATGCTATAGATATCAATAGCAAATTTGAAATTAAGCCTGGGTTAAAGGCTATTGAAAAATTAGAAGAATTTATAACCAATTTGTCATTCCGCACTTGA